In one Brevibacillus choshinensis genomic region, the following are encoded:
- a CDS encoding ABC transporter permease, whose amino-acid sequence MASPSFVYVLISPLFLILLAYVIYPLFETFVASIKVDEVITWKNYARFFSLEHTANLEALWTSIYISVLSVISCGIVGVTMAFLLERYEFPGRKILSVLALVPMALPPLIGVLSFTFLYGESGIFPRAIKELLGLATVPFPLKGFWGVVVVHTFTMYTYFFMTATAAIKGLDPSLEEAAASLGANRFTIWRRIILPMLTPAMVASSLLVFMVSMASYTAPLIFGIDRTMTMQIYLSRTNGDLDMAATQSTILSIVSVLFLLIMRWYQGVRNYQNLSKGVSVHRTEIKSKAVRYIAMVLSFIGTIILMLPILVLVLISFSVDGTWTVQILPPQYTFDHYLDLFTDSKTWRPIVNSLQLSAIACVGIVLFGIAAAYSMVRLKFRGKTLLDVLIMLPWALPGTVVAVNLIAAFSQPTAFSFGQVLIGTFWIIPLAYFVRHLPLVFRSTSATLMQMDPSVEEAARNLGASWWYSFRRVVFPMALGGILAGTLLAFVQCIGEFVASILIFTPRTTPLSVAVFQRMYNFEFGTACAYGVLQIIVIIIVLFISRKLGGDKAGATM is encoded by the coding sequence ATGGCTTCACCTTCCTTCGTCTACGTACTTATTTCGCCACTCTTTTTGATTTTGCTGGCCTATGTCATCTATCCGCTGTTTGAAACATTCGTTGCTAGTATCAAAGTCGATGAAGTCATTACGTGGAAGAACTACGCGCGCTTCTTTAGTCTGGAGCATACGGCCAATCTAGAGGCGCTATGGACGAGTATTTACATCTCCGTCTTGAGTGTCATCTCATGCGGCATCGTAGGGGTGACGATGGCGTTTTTGCTGGAGCGCTATGAATTCCCGGGCAGAAAGATCTTGTCTGTTCTCGCCCTAGTGCCGATGGCATTGCCACCATTGATCGGTGTGCTGTCCTTTACCTTCTTGTATGGGGAAAGCGGAATTTTCCCACGTGCGATCAAGGAACTCTTGGGGCTGGCGACCGTGCCGTTTCCGTTAAAAGGATTTTGGGGTGTCGTAGTCGTTCATACGTTTACGATGTACACCTACTTTTTTATGACAGCGACTGCTGCTATCAAAGGACTTGATCCATCTCTGGAAGAAGCGGCAGCAAGTCTCGGAGCGAATCGCTTTACCATCTGGCGACGTATTATTTTGCCGATGCTGACGCCAGCGATGGTCGCGTCCTCTCTCTTAGTCTTCATGGTCTCTATGGCATCTTACACAGCACCGCTCATCTTTGGTATCGACCGAACGATGACGATGCAGATCTACCTTTCTCGAACCAATGGGGATTTGGACATGGCGGCGACGCAGTCCACGATCCTGTCGATTGTCTCGGTACTCTTTCTCCTGATCATGCGTTGGTACCAAGGCGTGCGCAACTATCAGAACCTGAGCAAAGGGGTTAGCGTGCACCGTACGGAGATCAAGAGCAAAGCGGTCCGTTACATAGCGATGGTGCTGTCTTTTATCGGTACTATCATCCTGATGCTGCCAATTCTCGTGTTGGTACTGATTTCTTTCTCGGTAGACGGTACCTGGACGGTGCAAATATTGCCTCCTCAATACACGTTCGATCATTATCTCGATCTGTTTACAGATAGCAAGACCTGGCGACCGATTGTGAACAGCTTGCAGCTTTCTGCTATCGCTTGCGTCGGTATCGTCCTGTTCGGTATCGCGGCTGCCTATTCTATGGTTCGCTTGAAGTTTCGTGGCAAGACGCTGTTGGACGTACTGATCATGCTGCCATGGGCATTGCCAGGTACTGTCGTTGCGGTCAACCTGATTGCGGCTTTCAGCCAACCAACTGCCTTCAGCTTTGGACAGGTACTGATCGGGACGTTCTGGATCATCCCGTTGGCTTACTTCGTCCGACATCTGCCGCTTGTGTTCCGTTCCACCTCGGCGACGCTGATGCAAATGGACCCGTCAGTTGAGGAAGCAGCGCGCAACTTGGGAGCTTCTTGGTGGTACAGCTTCCGGAGAGTGGTCTTCCCGATGGCTTTAGGAGGTATCTTGGCGGGGACGCTGCTGGCTTTTGTCCAGTGTATTGGTGAGTTCGTCGCATCGATCCTGATCTTTACACCTCGGACGACTCCTTTGTCTGTAGCTGTGTTCCAAAGGATGTACAATTTTGAGTTCGGAACTGCGTGTGCTTACGGTGTGTTGCAGATTATTGTCATCATCATTGTGCTGTTCATTTCCAGAAAGCTGGGTGGCGACAAGGCTGGAGCCACAATGTAG
- a CDS encoding PIG-L family deacetylase → MRKGKLAKLYTLTTAAALVGSLILPVAPQTAHADRGVVDLWKAIKPLTTIASAMNTGAHPDDEHSSTLAYLSLGRGVDTSSIIANRGEGGQNEIGSELGNALGIIRTRELQEASKITNIHLENLSEKINDPIFDFGFSKSPDETLEKWGEEVAYERLIRKIRTLRPDVVIPAFLNEPSTHGHHRAINVITVRAYKDAADPTVFPEQLKEGLTPWQVKKLYLPAKENDYTVSVPVGAYDEVYGASYVQLGEESRFMHKSQGMGRLYDEGPSFSYYKLDQSVVKGKSKETDFFDGVAYTFTDLAKDVASQSGGDKVASDLQKLQKDADEVIAAYPRFGTVAKEVHDMIADVEKATADVQASKLSADTKTDLLHRLGVKAAQLNKASTESLSLVTKVKPETGELVAGQTTKVTVTAYNGGQVKLGKVDLKLNVPKGWKATPQGTTSFNQLSYNQTVKTTYNVSVPADAALFQPYAAPSLTADVSYSFSGATATSHAVPTDAIAVLPAFALTLSPNATVLNTLKPQEPIPVKVTVKNYNPGATQANISLDVPKGWTVEPKATPLDFAAKGETKSVAFTVKAASSVKPDSYKVTAVASSGGTESKHGAQVIRYAHIGTTYFVQPAELSIQAFDLQVPEGLKVGYVSSGFDNIDQYLQQLGVQVTNLTAKDIESGDLSQYNTIVLGIRAYGFRPELIPSNARLLKYVENGGNLVVQYHKPEDKWKPELAPYPIKIGEPLIQWRVTDENSKVTMLTPDHPLFNSPNKITDQDWNNWIQDRSAYNPAQWGKEYTELISNGDAGEKEFTGTFLSAKYGKGTYTYSSLVWYREIPALVPGAIRLFVNMVSLHQ, encoded by the coding sequence TTGAGAAAGGGGAAACTTGCCAAGCTGTACACTCTCACGACAGCGGCGGCGCTCGTAGGTAGTCTGATCTTGCCTGTAGCGCCCCAGACTGCCCATGCTGACCGGGGCGTAGTCGATCTGTGGAAAGCGATCAAACCGCTGACTACCATCGCCAGTGCCATGAATACCGGTGCCCATCCAGATGACGAGCACAGCTCGACGCTCGCTTATCTGTCGTTGGGAAGAGGTGTGGACACGTCCAGTATCATTGCCAATCGTGGCGAAGGTGGCCAAAACGAGATCGGCAGCGAGCTGGGCAACGCGTTGGGCATCATCCGCACACGCGAATTGCAGGAGGCTTCCAAAATCACGAACATTCATCTGGAGAATCTCAGCGAGAAGATCAACGACCCAATCTTCGACTTCGGTTTTTCCAAGAGCCCAGATGAGACTCTGGAAAAATGGGGCGAGGAAGTCGCGTACGAGCGGTTGATACGCAAAATCCGCACCCTGCGGCCAGATGTGGTGATTCCCGCATTTCTGAATGAGCCGTCTACACATGGCCATCACCGAGCGATCAATGTCATCACGGTTCGGGCTTACAAAGATGCTGCTGACCCGACAGTCTTCCCTGAGCAATTAAAGGAAGGCTTGACGCCATGGCAGGTGAAGAAGCTGTATCTGCCTGCCAAAGAAAATGATTATACAGTGAGCGTTCCCGTCGGAGCCTACGATGAAGTCTATGGCGCATCGTATGTGCAGCTAGGTGAGGAATCCCGGTTTATGCACAAGAGCCAAGGGATGGGACGTCTCTACGACGAAGGGCCGAGCTTTAGTTACTACAAGCTCGATCAGTCTGTCGTGAAGGGCAAAAGCAAGGAAACGGACTTTTTTGATGGCGTCGCTTATACGTTTACCGATCTCGCCAAGGATGTAGCAAGTCAGTCCGGTGGGGACAAAGTCGCCAGTGACCTGCAAAAGCTACAAAAGGATGCCGATGAAGTCATCGCGGCATATCCGCGCTTTGGCACCGTGGCAAAAGAAGTACACGACATGATCGCGGACGTCGAAAAAGCGACTGCGGATGTGCAGGCTTCCAAGCTGTCGGCGGATACCAAAACAGACCTGCTTCATCGTCTGGGTGTCAAAGCGGCACAGCTGAACAAAGCGAGTACAGAATCGCTGTCGCTCGTGACGAAAGTAAAGCCGGAGACAGGCGAGTTAGTCGCTGGGCAGACCACAAAGGTGACGGTCACGGCTTACAACGGTGGTCAGGTCAAGCTAGGGAAAGTGGACCTGAAGCTGAACGTGCCAAAAGGCTGGAAGGCGACGCCACAAGGGACGACTAGCTTTAACCAGTTGAGCTACAATCAGACCGTAAAAACGACCTACAACGTATCGGTACCAGCAGATGCTGCTCTATTCCAACCGTATGCAGCGCCTTCGCTCACCGCGGATGTCTCCTACAGCTTCTCGGGGGCAACAGCTACCAGCCATGCTGTACCGACTGATGCCATCGCGGTACTGCCAGCATTTGCGTTGACACTCAGCCCGAATGCTACCGTGCTGAACACCCTGAAGCCACAAGAGCCAATCCCGGTCAAGGTTACTGTGAAAAACTACAACCCCGGTGCTACACAGGCGAATATTTCCCTCGACGTGCCGAAAGGGTGGACTGTGGAGCCGAAAGCAACGCCGCTTGATTTCGCTGCAAAAGGGGAAACCAAATCGGTTGCTTTCACAGTAAAAGCTGCATCTTCAGTCAAACCGGATTCGTACAAGGTAACAGCCGTCGCATCCAGCGGTGGAACAGAAAGCAAACACGGAGCGCAGGTCATCCGTTACGCACACATTGGCACTACTTATTTCGTTCAACCAGCAGAATTGTCGATTCAGGCATTTGACCTGCAAGTACCAGAAGGTCTAAAGGTCGGTTACGTTTCTAGTGGCTTTGATAACATTGATCAATACTTGCAGCAGTTGGGCGTACAAGTAACGAATCTGACGGCAAAAGATATTGAGTCAGGCGATCTTAGCCAATACAACACAATTGTACTCGGTATTCGCGCATACGGATTCCGTCCAGAGCTGATCCCGAGCAACGCACGCTTACTGAAATACGTGGAAAATGGCGGCAATCTGGTGGTGCAATACCATAAGCCAGAAGACAAGTGGAAGCCTGAGCTGGCTCCGTATCCGATCAAGATCGGGGAACCATTGATCCAGTGGCGCGTAACCGATGAGAATTCCAAGGTGACGATGCTTACTCCTGATCATCCGCTGTTCAACTCACCAAACAAGATTACCGATCAAGACTGGAACAACTGGATTCAAGACCGTTCTGCTTACAACCCAGCACAGTGGGGCAAGGAGTACACCGAGCTGATTTCCAATGGCGACGCAGGCGAGAAAGAGTTTACCGGTACATTCCTTTCGGCCAAGTACGGCAAAGGAACGTACACCTACAGCTCCC